In one window of Arachis ipaensis cultivar K30076 chromosome B06, Araip1.1, whole genome shotgun sequence DNA:
- the LOC107605227 gene encoding protein ABIL2 isoform X1, with translation MGKFATSVPAVVPPPPAPVYRVSSNYDEVFMQQSLLFDDSLQDLKNLRTQLYSAAEYFELSYNNDEQKEIVIETLKDYAIKALVNTVDHLGSVTFKVNDLLDDKVSQLSQANLRLSCIQQRIRTCEAFMDHEGRTQQSLVISAPKYHKRYILPVGESMNGASLRRMKYLGCSLDDEDDWHHFRNAVRATIRETPSSTVSNKGRSPSPLQRERPGAFAFTSTSTLPKKDLEKNSVSPHRFPLLRTGSFSSRPTTPNKTSNQSSTATTPSPSNNAKLRQNASEPRKSASMRFAGEKAENREMEPSSKSKRLLKALLSRRKSKKDEMLYTYLDEY, from the exons ATGGGGAAATTTGCAACTTCTGTGCCGGCGGTGGTACCTCCGCCGCCGGCGCCGGTATATCGGGTGTCCTCTAATTATGATGAGGTTTTCATGCAGCAGAGCTTGCTTTTTGATGATAGTTTACAG GATTTGAAGAATCTGAGAACACAATTATACTCAGCAGCTGAATATTTTGAGCTCTCATACAACAATGATGAGCAGAAAGAGAT AGTGATAGAAACATTGAAGGATTATGCCATCAAAGCTCTTGTGAATACGGTGGACCATTTAGGGTCTGTGACATTTAAGGTTAATGATTTGTTGGATGACAAGGTTTCTCAACTTTCTCAAGCAAATCTTCGTCTTTCTTGCATTCAACAG AGAATAAGGACGTGTGAAGCATTTATGGATCACGAGGGACGAACCCAACAATCATTGGTGATTAGTGCTCCAAAATATCATAAGCGTTATATTTTGCCAG TTGGGGAGAGCATGAATGGTGCCAGCTTGAGAAGAATGAAATATTTAGGATGCAGccttgatgatgaagatgattggCATCACTTCAGGAATG CTGTTCGAGCTACAATAAGGGAAACGCCTTCATCCACAGTCAG CAATAAAGGGCGTTCCCCTTCACCTTTACAACGTGAGAGACCCGGAGCTTTTGCATTCACTTCAACTTCAACCTTGCCTAAAAAAGATTTAG AAAAGAATTCGGTTTCACCACACAGATTTCCACTGTTACGTACTGGATCTTTCTCAAGTAGACCTACAACACCAAACAAGACAAGTAATCAAAGCAGCACAGCAACCACACCAAGTCCCTCTAATAATGCAAAATTAAGA CAGAATGCTTCGGAACCTAGGAAATCAGCTTCAATGCGTTTTGCAGGAGAAAAAGCGGAAAACAGAGAAATGGAACCTTCTAGTAAAAGTAAACGCCTCTTGAAGGCATTACTTAGTAGGCGCAAATCTAAGAAGGATGAAATGCTATATACTTATTTGGATGAGTATTGA
- the LOC107605227 gene encoding protein ABIL2 isoform X2 codes for MGKFATSVPAVVPPPPAPVYRVSSNYDEVFMQQSLLFDDSLQDLKNLRTQLYSAAEYFELSYNNDEQKEIVIETLKDYAIKALVNTVDHLGSVTFKVNDLLDDKVSQLSQANLRLSCIQQRIRTCEAFMDHEGRTQQSLVISAPKYHKRYILPVGESMNGASLRRMKYLGCSLDDEDDWHHFRNAVRATIRETPSSTVSNKGRSPSPLQRERPGAFAFTSTSTLPKKDLEKNSVSPHRFPLLRTGSFSSRPTTPNKTSNQSSTATTPSPSNNAKLRNASEPRKSASMRFAGEKAENREMEPSSKSKRLLKALLSRRKSKKDEMLYTYLDEY; via the exons ATGGGGAAATTTGCAACTTCTGTGCCGGCGGTGGTACCTCCGCCGCCGGCGCCGGTATATCGGGTGTCCTCTAATTATGATGAGGTTTTCATGCAGCAGAGCTTGCTTTTTGATGATAGTTTACAG GATTTGAAGAATCTGAGAACACAATTATACTCAGCAGCTGAATATTTTGAGCTCTCATACAACAATGATGAGCAGAAAGAGAT AGTGATAGAAACATTGAAGGATTATGCCATCAAAGCTCTTGTGAATACGGTGGACCATTTAGGGTCTGTGACATTTAAGGTTAATGATTTGTTGGATGACAAGGTTTCTCAACTTTCTCAAGCAAATCTTCGTCTTTCTTGCATTCAACAG AGAATAAGGACGTGTGAAGCATTTATGGATCACGAGGGACGAACCCAACAATCATTGGTGATTAGTGCTCCAAAATATCATAAGCGTTATATTTTGCCAG TTGGGGAGAGCATGAATGGTGCCAGCTTGAGAAGAATGAAATATTTAGGATGCAGccttgatgatgaagatgattggCATCACTTCAGGAATG CTGTTCGAGCTACAATAAGGGAAACGCCTTCATCCACAGTCAG CAATAAAGGGCGTTCCCCTTCACCTTTACAACGTGAGAGACCCGGAGCTTTTGCATTCACTTCAACTTCAACCTTGCCTAAAAAAGATTTAG AAAAGAATTCGGTTTCACCACACAGATTTCCACTGTTACGTACTGGATCTTTCTCAAGTAGACCTACAACACCAAACAAGACAAGTAATCAAAGCAGCACAGCAACCACACCAAGTCCCTCTAATAATGCAAAATTAAGA AATGCTTCGGAACCTAGGAAATCAGCTTCAATGCGTTTTGCAGGAGAAAAAGCGGAAAACAGAGAAATGGAACCTTCTAGTAAAAGTAAACGCCTCTTGAAGGCATTACTTAGTAGGCGCAAATCTAAGAAGGATGAAATGCTATATACTTATTTGGATGAGTATTGA